From a region of the Lepus europaeus isolate LE1 chromosome 17, mLepTim1.pri, whole genome shotgun sequence genome:
- the POLL gene encoding DNA polymerase lambda — protein MTAALTSLVQKSQEQASMDPGGILKAFPKRKKIHTNSSPKLFAKIPKREEGEAAGEWLRSLRVHIVPTGIGRARAELFEKQIVQHGGQVCPAQAPGVTHIVVDEDVGCERALRLLRLPRLPAGARLVKSAWLSLCLQEQRLVDTAGFQVFIPSRYLDQPQPSKADGDSSPPPGAHEALLSTALSPASPPTRPGSPPPKAGKAPSTQAQPPSDDEASDGEEPQVSAADLEALLSGHYPTCPEGDAEPSPAPEALEKWVCAQPSSQKATNHNSHITEKLEVLAKAYSVQGDKWRALGYAKAINALKSFPKPVSSYQEACSIPGVGKRMAEKIVEILESGHLRKLDHISESVPVLELFSNIWGAGTKTAQMWYQQGFRSLEDIRSQASLTTQQAIGLKHYDDFLERMPREEAAEIEQTVREAAQAFNPGLLCVACGSFRRGKATCGDVDVLITHPDGRAHQGIFSRLLDSLRQRGFLTDDLVSHEENGQQQKYLGVCRLPGPGRRHRRLDIIIVPYSEFACALLYFTGSAHFNRSMRALAKTKGMSLSEHALSMAVVRNPRGCKVAPGQVLPTPTEKDVFRLLGLPYREPAERDW, from the exons ATGACAGCTGCTCTGACCAGCCTCGTACAGAAAAGCCAGGAGCAAGCTTCCATGGACCCCGGGGGCATCTTGAAGGCGTTTCCCAAGCGGAAGAAAATTCATACCAATTCATCACCAAAACTGTTTGCAAAGATTCCcaagagggaagaaggagaagcagcaggag AGTGGCTCCGCTCCCTGCGGGTCCACATTGTGCCCACTGGCATCGGACGAGCCCGGGCAGAACTCTTTGAGAAGCAGATTGTCCAGCATGGCGGCCAGGTGTGTCCTGCTCAGGCCCCAGGGGTCACTCACATCGTGGTGGATGAGGACGTGGGCTGTGAGCGGGCCCTGCGCCTCCTGAGACTGCCCCGGCTGCCCGCGGGTGCTCGGCTGGTGAAGTCGGCGTGGCTGAGCTTGTGCCTGCAGGAGCAAAGGCTGGTGGACACGGCTGGATTCCAGGTCTTCATCCCCAGCAG GTACTTGGACCAACCGCAGCCCAGTAAGGCAGACGGAGACTCATCTCCTCCTCCTGGCGCCCACGAGGCTCTGCTTAGCACAGCCCTCTCTCCTGCGTCCCCTCCCACCAGACCCGGATCTCCTCCCCCAAAGGCAGGAAAGGCACCAAGCACCCAAGCCCAG CCCCCCTCTGATGATGAAGCCAGCGATGGGGAAGAGCCCCAGGTTAGCGCTGCCGATCTGGAAGCCCTGCTCAGCGGCCACTACCCCACCTGCCCTGAGGGAGATgcggagcccagcccagccccggaggCCCTGGAGAAATGGGTCTGTGCACAGCCCTCAAGCCAGAAGGCAACCAACCACAACTCCCACATCACGGAGAAGCTGGAAGTGTTGGCCAAAGCCTACAGTGTCCAGGGAGACAAGTGGAGGGCTctgggctatgccaaagccaTCAATGCCCTCAAGAGCTTCCCCAAGCCTGTTTCCTCCTACCAG GAGGCCTGCAGCATCCCCGGGGTCGGGAAGCGGATGGCTGAGAAGATCGTGGAGATCCTGGAGAGCGGGCACCTGCGGAAGCTGGACCACATCAGTGAGAGCGTGCCTGTCCTGGAGCTCTTCTCCAACATCTGGGGAGCCGGGACCAAGACCGCCCAGATGTGGTACCAACAG GGTTTCCGGAGCCTGGAAGACATCCGCAGCCAGGCCTCGCTGACTACCCAGCAGGCCATCGGCCTGAAGCATTACGATGACTTCCTGGAACGCATGCCCAGGGAGGAGGCCGCAGAGATCGAGCAGACG GTCCGGGAAGCTGCCCAGGCCTTCAATCCCGGGCTGCTATGTGTGGCCTGCGGCTCGTTCCGGCGGGGCAAGGCGACCTGCGGTGACGTGGACGTGCTCATCACTCACCCGGACGGCCGGGCCCACCAGGGCATCTTCAGTCGTCTCCTTGACAGCCTTCGGCAGCGAG GGTTCCTCACAGATGACCTGGTGAGCCACGAGGAGAATGGCCAGCAACAGAAGTACCTGGGCGTGTGCCGGCTGCCGGGCCCCGGGCGGCGGCACCGGCGACTGGACATCATCATCGTACCCTACAGCGAGTTTGCCTGCGCCCTGCTCTACTTCACTGGCTCCGCCCACTTCAACCGGTCCATGCGGGCCCTGGCCAAGACCAAGGGCATGAGCTTGTCGGAGCACGCCCTCAGCATGGCTGTGGTCCGGAACCCCCGCGGCTGCAAGGTGGCACCTGGCCAggtgctgcccacccccaccgAGAAGGATGTCTTCAGGCTCCTAGGACTGCCCTACCGAGAACCAGCCGAGCGGGACTGGTGA